Proteins found in one Lysinibacillus fusiformis genomic segment:
- a CDS encoding cytochrome ubiquinol oxidase subunit I has protein sequence MINESAVYWSRALTELTLSFHIIYATIGVGVPLMIMIAQWTGYKKNDEHYILMARRWARGFVITVAVGVVTGTAIGLQLSLLWPNFMQLAGQTIALPLFMETFAFFFEAIFLGIYLYTWDRFDSQKKHMLLLIPVAVGASMSAVFITIVNAFMNAPRGFDIVDGELVNIQPFLAMFNPAMPTKVAHVLVTAYMTSAFVLAAIAGYRMLKGSKHVYHKKSLLLLMKIGLIFSIAAAVIGDFSGKYLAEYQPEKLAAAEWHFETEGKASLVLFGVLDGEEVKYAIKIPYALSILAHFNPNAEVIGLDQFEEQDLPPLYIHYLFDIMVSIGMFMVLVSLLYVVGKARGWQFIHSRWYRWIIVAGGPLSIIAIEAGWWLAEVGRQPWILYGLMRTPEGATTSDHVDLMLLLFAGVYAVLAVGSIVVLVRMFKKNPIEREIEDRHTEKGGDIL, from the coding sequence ATGATTAATGAATCAGCGGTCTATTGGAGCCGAGCATTAACGGAGTTAACATTATCGTTCCATATTATTTATGCAACGATTGGTGTGGGCGTCCCGTTAATGATTATGATTGCTCAATGGACTGGGTATAAAAAGAATGATGAGCATTATATCTTAATGGCAAGACGTTGGGCCCGCGGTTTTGTCATTACTGTAGCAGTTGGTGTTGTAACTGGGACCGCGATTGGCTTACAACTTTCATTATTGTGGCCAAACTTTATGCAACTTGCTGGTCAAACGATTGCGTTACCGCTTTTTATGGAAACGTTTGCATTTTTCTTTGAGGCCATATTCTTAGGCATCTATTTATATACATGGGACCGCTTTGATAGTCAGAAAAAGCATATGCTACTGTTAATCCCTGTTGCTGTGGGAGCATCGATGTCAGCAGTATTCATTACAATCGTCAATGCTTTTATGAACGCACCAAGAGGATTTGATATTGTAGACGGAGAACTTGTTAATATTCAACCTTTTCTTGCAATGTTTAACCCCGCTATGCCAACAAAGGTTGCACATGTACTTGTGACAGCGTATATGACATCGGCATTTGTGCTAGCAGCTATTGCAGGATATAGAATGCTAAAAGGCTCGAAGCATGTATACCATAAAAAATCATTACTTTTACTAATGAAAATTGGCTTGATCTTCTCCATTGCAGCAGCTGTGATTGGAGATTTTTCAGGAAAATACTTAGCTGAATATCAACCCGAAAAACTAGCCGCAGCAGAATGGCATTTTGAAACAGAGGGTAAGGCATCACTTGTATTATTTGGTGTCTTAGATGGAGAAGAAGTTAAATATGCCATCAAAATTCCGTATGCTTTAAGTATTCTTGCACATTTTAATCCTAATGCAGAGGTAATTGGCTTAGATCAATTTGAGGAACAGGATCTACCGCCACTCTATATTCACTATCTCTTTGATATCATGGTTTCCATTGGTATGTTTATGGTACTAGTTTCATTACTTTATGTTGTAGGGAAAGCACGGGGCTGGCAGTTTATTCATTCACGATGGTATAGATGGATTATCGTAGCGGGAGGACCACTATCAATTATCGCGATTGAGGCAGGTTGGTGGCTTGCCGAAGTGGGACGTCAACCATGGATACTTTATGGCCTAATGCGCACACCTGAGGGAGCTACGACGAGTGACCATGTGGATTTAATGCTGCTTTTATTCGCAGGAGTCTA